One genomic window of Mucilaginibacter sp. SJ includes the following:
- a CDS encoding aldose epimerase family protein → MRNLIKGISLTILPACGLYLAACNQNSTSQKNTTMADSTQTTVSAFEKTIDGKQTHLFTLKNKNGIIATITNYGGRVVSLLVPDKNGKLTDVVLGFDDVDGFEKSTERYYGATIGRYGNRIAKGHFKIDGKDYQSSINNTPNMLHGGKHGFQEVVWDGKMIDSSTVELSYLSKDMEEGFPGNLNVKVIYSLTDDNSFKCQYEATTDKKTVVNLTNHAFFNLNGEGSGTILDHLVQIDADNYLPVDAGLIPTGKLEKVAGTPFDFTKPETIGKRINEDNVQLKDGKGYDHNFVLNKHDLSTPIATVVGDKSGIKMEVFTEEPGLQFYSGNFMQAKNVMKRGIKDEYRTSFAMETQHFPDSPNQPQFPSTELKPGDTYKTQSLYKFSVVK, encoded by the coding sequence ATGAGAAACTTAATTAAAGGTATTTCTTTAACAATTTTACCTGCTTGTGGCCTATATTTGGCTGCCTGTAATCAAAATTCAACCTCACAGAAAAACACTACTATGGCGGATAGCACCCAAACCACTGTATCAGCATTTGAAAAAACAATCGATGGTAAACAAACCCATTTATTTACCCTTAAAAACAAAAACGGCATTATTGCCACCATTACCAATTATGGAGGCCGTGTGGTAAGCCTGTTGGTGCCCGATAAAAACGGCAAGTTAACCGATGTTGTTTTGGGTTTTGATGATGTGGATGGTTTTGAAAAATCAACCGAACGCTATTATGGCGCTACCATTGGCCGTTACGGCAACCGTATTGCCAAAGGCCATTTTAAGATAGATGGTAAGGATTATCAATCGTCAATTAATAATACACCCAATATGCTGCACGGTGGCAAACATGGTTTCCAGGAAGTGGTATGGGATGGTAAAATGATCGATTCATCTACCGTAGAGCTTAGCTATCTTTCAAAAGATATGGAAGAAGGTTTCCCCGGTAACCTTAATGTTAAGGTAATTTACAGCCTTACCGACGATAACTCATTTAAATGCCAGTACGAAGCCACTACCGATAAAAAAACGGTTGTTAACCTTACCAACCACGCGTTTTTTAATCTGAATGGCGAAGGCAGCGGTACAATCCTTGATCATTTGGTGCAGATAGATGCTGATAATTATTTACCGGTTGATGCAGGCTTGATCCCTACCGGGAAACTTGAAAAAGTTGCAGGTACTCCATTTGACTTCACCAAGCCCGAAACCATTGGTAAACGCATTAACGAAGACAATGTGCAGTTAAAAGATGGTAAAGGTTACGACCACAACTTTGTGCTTAACAAACATGACCTGAGCACTCCTATCGCTACAGTTGTTGGCGATAAAAGCGGTATAAAAATGGAGGTATTTACCGAAGAACCCGGCTTACAGTTTTACAGCGGTAACTTTATGCAGGCTAAAAACGTGATGAAACGCGGTATCAAAGACGAGTACCGTACTTCGTTTGCTATGGAAACCCAGCATTTCCCTGATTCACCAAATCAGCCGCAATTCCCTTCTACGGAATTGAAACCCGGCGACACCTATAAAACGCAATCGCTTTATAAGTTTTCGGTTGTAAAATAA
- a CDS encoding UDP-glucose--hexose-1-phosphate uridylyltransferase produces the protein MDTNFDLKEHPHSRLNILTGDWILVSPHRTKRPWQGKVEATQADDRPQYDPACYLCPTNKRADGSENPDYKGSFVFTNDYSSLLLNTPDGGLNEDELLVANSQKGICRVISFSPRHDLTLPQMTTKEISKVVDVWQTEFEDLASFPWIKHIQIFENKGDIMGCSNPHPHGQIWAQNSLPVEVAKETQQQKLHFEQKGTSLLADYLALELKKQDRIVFENEHFVVLVPFWAVWPYETMIVSKRHVTSILYFTEQEKHALADAIRRLTIRYDNMFETSFPYSAGMHQSPVNSGDHPYWHWHMHFYPPLLRSATVKKFMVGYEMLANPQRDITAEFAAEKLRGLSEIHYKTRE, from the coding sequence ATGGACACAAATTTTGATCTTAAAGAGCATCCTCACAGTAGGTTAAACATTTTAACAGGCGACTGGATCCTGGTATCACCGCATCGTACAAAACGCCCTTGGCAAGGCAAAGTTGAGGCTACACAAGCCGACGACCGCCCGCAGTATGATCCGGCCTGTTACCTGTGCCCCACAAACAAAAGGGCCGATGGCAGCGAAAACCCTGATTATAAAGGGAGCTTTGTTTTCACCAATGACTATTCGTCGCTGCTGCTAAATACTCCTGACGGCGGTTTAAATGAAGATGAACTGCTGGTCGCTAACAGTCAGAAAGGTATTTGCCGGGTAATCAGTTTTTCGCCGAGGCATGACCTTACCCTACCCCAGATGACCACCAAAGAGATTAGCAAAGTGGTTGACGTATGGCAGACGGAGTTTGAGGACCTGGCTTCTTTTCCGTGGATCAAACACATCCAGATCTTTGAAAACAAGGGCGATATTATGGGCTGCAGCAACCCGCATCCACATGGGCAAATCTGGGCGCAAAACAGCCTGCCCGTTGAAGTAGCCAAAGAAACCCAGCAGCAAAAGCTCCACTTTGAGCAAAAAGGGACAAGCCTTTTAGCCGATTACCTTGCATTGGAACTTAAAAAGCAGGACCGCATAGTTTTTGAGAACGAACATTTTGTTGTGCTTGTGCCGTTTTGGGCTGTTTGGCCATATGAAACTATGATTGTAAGCAAAAGGCATGTAACCAGCATTTTATACTTTACCGAGCAGGAAAAACATGCCCTTGCCGATGCCATCAGGAGGCTCACTATCAGGTATGATAACATGTTTGAAACGTCGTTCCCTTATTCGGCAGGTATGCACCAATCACCGGTTAATTCGGGCGATCATCCCTACTGGCACTGGCATATGCATTTTTATCCACCTTTGCTGCGTTCGGCCACGGTTAAAAAGTTCATGGTAGGTTATGAGATGCTGGCCAATCCGCAACGCGATATCACGGCAGAGTTTGCTGCTGAAAAATTGCGTGGTTTAAGTGAGATCCATTATAAAACGAGGGAATAA
- a CDS encoding HAD-IIA family hydrolase, which translates to MTRIDNFKSIIDKYEVVFFDAFGVLKNYGGLLPGIERTFSYLAEQGKEYYIVTNDASRSPVQLAESYTTKGLTAITPDRIISSGMLTKEYLDLKVNDGIVAYLGTPDSAHYIDSSGLHTLPISEVNESNIDRVNALVFLDDEGFDWGRDLNKSVNLMRKRTIPAIVANTDHAYPLTKHDVSIAIGGLASMIEKIVGKEFIRFGKPDSQMFMFAYDLLRERRPISKRDIVMVGDTLQTDILGGNKFGLDTVLVLSGNTQAKDAENRITATGIVPTYICDSAVVEAGGLGF; encoded by the coding sequence ATGACCAGGATAGACAACTTTAAATCGATAATTGATAAATACGAAGTTGTTTTTTTTGATGCTTTTGGGGTTCTGAAAAATTATGGCGGCCTGCTTCCGGGCATTGAGCGCACGTTTTCTTACCTGGCAGAACAAGGTAAGGAATATTATATTGTAACCAATGATGCTTCACGAAGCCCGGTGCAATTAGCCGAATCCTATACCACCAAAGGATTGACAGCCATAACACCCGACAGGATCATATCATCGGGCATGCTTACCAAAGAATATCTTGACCTGAAGGTGAACGACGGTATCGTAGCTTATTTAGGTACGCCCGATTCTGCCCATTACATTGACAGCTCGGGGCTGCATACATTGCCTATCAGCGAAGTAAACGAAAGCAATATTGACAGGGTTAACGCGCTGGTTTTTTTAGATGACGAAGGTTTTGACTGGGGCCGTGATCTGAACAAATCAGTTAACCTCATGCGTAAGCGCACCATTCCGGCCATTGTAGCTAATACCGATCATGCCTACCCCCTAACCAAACATGATGTATCCATAGCCATAGGCGGTTTAGCCAGTATGATAGAGAAAATTGTAGGCAAAGAGTTCATTCGTTTCGGTAAGCCTGATTCGCAGATGTTCATGTTTGCCTACGATCTGCTCCGCGAGCGCAGGCCGATCAGTAAAAGGGATATTGTGATGGTAGGCGATACCCTGCAAACAGACATTTTGGGCGGTAATAAATTTGGTTTGGATACCGTATTGGTACTATCCGGTAATACCCAGGCCAAAGACGCCGAAAACCGTATCACCGCCACCGGCATTGTGCCAACTTATATCTGCGATTCGGCAGTGGTGGAGGCTGGAGGATTGGGGTTTTAA
- a CDS encoding glutamine synthetase family protein, with amino-acid sequence MNTEEIKAYIEQNKIQKIKFAFADIDGILRGKVIHPKKFIDGLQSGYGFCDVVFGWDSGDACYDNVQLTGWQSGYPDKLCRIDLSTLRNVPWQGDIPFFLADFSKPDGNDLPACPRSLLKHIKAECEAMGYHAEFAQEFEWFNFKETPQTLADKKFTNIEPLTPGMFGYSILRTSENSDFYYDLFNLLTKFNIPIEGLHTETGPGVYEAAILHDEVLAAADKATLFKTAVKEIAYKHGIMASFMAKWTETLPGCSGHIHQSLWTKDQSKNLFYDANDVNKMSDLHKHYLAGQLYCMPHLLPMYAPTINSYKRLVEGAWAPTTITWGVENRTTALRVINTTENYTRLETRIPGADTNPYLAMAAALASGLYGIKNKLELNIEPTTGNGYQDKSNGILWPNLHAAATAMQNSDIAKELFGEGFVDHFTQTRLWEYRQFAKSVTDWELKRYFEII; translated from the coding sequence ATGAACACAGAAGAGATCAAAGCGTATATAGAACAGAATAAGATCCAGAAAATAAAATTCGCCTTTGCCGATATTGATGGCATTTTGCGCGGTAAGGTGATCCACCCTAAAAAATTTATTGATGGATTACAAAGTGGCTATGGCTTTTGCGACGTGGTATTTGGCTGGGATAGCGGCGATGCTTGTTATGATAACGTGCAATTAACCGGCTGGCAAAGTGGCTATCCGGATAAGCTTTGCCGTATCGATCTGTCAACCCTGCGTAATGTGCCCTGGCAGGGTGATATCCCCTTCTTTTTAGCTGATTTCAGCAAACCCGACGGCAATGATCTGCCGGCTTGCCCTCGTAGCCTTCTCAAACATATCAAGGCCGAGTGTGAAGCTATGGGCTATCATGCCGAATTTGCGCAGGAGTTTGAATGGTTTAATTTTAAAGAAACACCGCAAACCCTTGCTGATAAAAAGTTCACCAATATTGAACCGCTTACACCGGGCATGTTCGGCTATTCTATACTGCGAACATCAGAAAACAGTGATTTTTATTATGATCTGTTTAACCTGCTTACCAAATTCAATATCCCTATTGAGGGCCTGCATACCGAAACTGGCCCGGGAGTATATGAAGCTGCTATATTGCATGATGAAGTTTTAGCTGCCGCAGATAAAGCAACCCTGTTTAAAACCGCCGTTAAAGAGATAGCCTATAAACACGGTATCATGGCATCGTTCATGGCCAAATGGACTGAAACCCTGCCCGGCTGCAGCGGTCACATCCATCAAAGCCTTTGGACTAAAGACCAATCAAAAAATCTGTTTTACGACGCTAACGATGTAAACAAAATGAGCGACCTGCATAAGCATTATCTTGCAGGCCAACTATACTGCATGCCGCATTTGCTGCCTATGTACGCGCCAACCATCAACAGCTACAAACGCCTTGTTGAAGGAGCCTGGGCTCCCACCACCATAACATGGGGTGTTGAAAACCGTACTACCGCGCTACGTGTTATCAATACCACCGAAAACTATACCCGCCTGGAAACCCGCATCCCGGGCGCTGATACCAACCCATACCTGGCCATGGCTGCAGCGCTGGCTTCGGGCCTGTACGGTATTAAAAACAAGCTTGAGCTAAATATTGAGCCAACAACAGGCAATGGTTACCAGGACAAAAGTAATGGCATACTATGGCCAAACCTGCATGCTGCCGCCACAGCCATGCAAAACTCAGACATTGCCAAAGAGCTCTTCGGCGAAGGTTTTGTTGATCACTTTACCCAAACCCGGCTGTGGGAATACCGCCAGTTTGCCAAAAGCGTTACCGACTGGGAGTTGAAAAGGTATTTTGAGATTATATAA
- a CDS encoding gamma-glutamylcyclotransferase family protein, with amino-acid sequence METTNQFLFVYGTLLQPGNEFAAYLNKHCKFIGDGKIKGRLFDIGEYPGAVVGNAEERYIYGSIFMMDDPEIILNVIDDYEGIGGLYQHPHEYIRKEVGIHTANEILNCWMYLYNLPVLIYNEVTTGDYIQYLKDISAKNNAAKQPFK; translated from the coding sequence ATGGAAACAACAAATCAATTTTTATTTGTTTATGGCACATTGCTGCAGCCAGGTAACGAGTTTGCAGCGTACCTGAATAAACACTGCAAATTTATAGGTGACGGAAAAATAAAAGGGCGGCTTTTTGATATTGGCGAGTATCCCGGCGCTGTGGTCGGTAATGCTGAAGAACGTTACATTTACGGCAGCATTTTTATGATGGATGATCCCGAAATTATATTAAACGTAATTGACGATTATGAAGGTATCGGTGGGTTATACCAACATCCGCATGAATATATAAGAAAAGAAGTAGGGATCCATACCGCTAACGAGATACTAAATTGCTGGATGTATCTTTATAATTTACCTGTACTGATCTACAATGAGGTTACCACAGGTGATTATATTCAATATTTGAAAGATATATCTGCCAAAAATAATGCTGCTAAACAGCCATTTAAATAA
- a CDS encoding glutamine synthetase beta-grasp domain-containing protein has protein sequence MATKLEYIWLDGYKPTQSLRSKTKIVKEFSGKVEDLENWSFDGSSTEQAPGGSSDCILKPVFVVPDPQRKSAYLVMCEVLSADGKPHESNGRATIADDDNDFWFGFEQEYFLWDPATNKPLGFPAGGYPGPQGPYYCSVGANNAFGREIVEEHLDVCLEAGLNVEGINAEVAAGQWEFQIFAKGAKEAGDQIWVARYLLERIGEKYGVAVNWHCKPLGKLDWNGSGMHANFSNTTLRTANSKEIFTAICESFRPAVAECVAVYGADNDQRLTGKHETASINDFSYGVSDRGASIRIPLYAVDHNWSGYLEDRRPNSAADPYKVAAVIIKTVKSAKI, from the coding sequence ATGGCAACAAAACTCGAGTACATTTGGCTTGATGGCTATAAACCAACACAGAGCCTGCGCAGCAAAACAAAAATCGTTAAAGAATTTAGCGGTAAAGTAGAAGATTTAGAAAACTGGAGCTTTGATGGTTCTTCAACTGAGCAGGCACCAGGTGGTTCATCTGATTGTATCTTAAAGCCAGTTTTTGTTGTTCCAGATCCGCAAAGAAAAAGCGCTTACTTAGTAATGTGCGAAGTATTAAGTGCCGATGGCAAACCACATGAATCAAACGGCCGTGCTACCATCGCTGATGATGATAATGATTTCTGGTTCGGTTTTGAGCAGGAATACTTCCTGTGGGATCCTGCAACAAACAAACCACTTGGTTTCCCTGCAGGTGGCTACCCTGGTCCGCAAGGCCCTTACTACTGTTCAGTAGGTGCAAACAACGCTTTCGGCCGCGAAATTGTTGAAGAACACTTAGACGTATGTTTAGAAGCAGGCTTAAACGTTGAAGGTATCAACGCTGAGGTTGCTGCCGGTCAGTGGGAATTCCAGATCTTTGCAAAAGGTGCTAAAGAAGCTGGTGACCAGATCTGGGTTGCACGTTACTTATTGGAAAGAATTGGTGAAAAATACGGAGTTGCTGTTAACTGGCATTGCAAACCATTAGGTAAATTAGACTGGAATGGTTCAGGTATGCACGCTAACTTCTCAAACACTACTTTACGTACTGCAAACAGCAAAGAAATTTTCACAGCTATCTGCGAATCTTTCCGCCCTGCAGTTGCTGAGTGTGTTGCTGTATACGGTGCCGATAACGATCAGCGCTTAACCGGTAAACACGAAACAGCTTCAATCAATGACTTTAGCTATGGTGTATCTGACCGCGGTGCTTCTATCCGTATCCCTCTGTATGCTGTTGACCACAACTGGAGCGGTTACCTGGAAGATCGTCGTCCTAACTCAGCTGCCGATCCATACAAAGTTGCAGCTGTGATCATCAAAACTGTAAAATCAGCTAAGATTTAA
- a CDS encoding RluA family pseudouridine synthase, whose translation MKFPKFANLILFENDDVIVVNKPPFISSLDERGEGSSEISMLRLAKAYWDDAQICHRLDKETSGALIFAKNPEAYRSVSIQFEKRKVKKVYHAVIDGTHTFDNLLVDLPILNVGKGSVTISRQEGKRAETWFQSLKYYKHYTLVECRPVTGRMHQIRIHLATQRASIAGDEMYKGEPVFLSKIKRKYHLGKDQEELPIMKRFALHAYEVTFRINAETEVTIHAPYPKDFETLLKLLDKFDS comes from the coding sequence ATGAAGTTTCCCAAATTTGCCAATCTGATACTGTTTGAGAACGACGACGTTATTGTTGTGAACAAACCGCCTTTTATAAGTTCACTTGATGAACGGGGCGAAGGAAGCAGCGAGATCAGCATGTTAAGGCTGGCTAAGGCTTATTGGGACGATGCGCAGATTTGCCACCGCCTTGATAAAGAAACATCCGGCGCGCTTATTTTTGCAAAAAATCCCGAGGCTTACCGGTCGGTTTCCATTCAGTTTGAAAAACGTAAGGTTAAAAAAGTATACCACGCCGTTATTGACGGCACACATACTTTTGATAACCTGCTTGTTGATTTGCCTATATTAAATGTTGGCAAGGGCAGTGTAACCATCAGCAGACAGGAAGGCAAGCGTGCCGAAACCTGGTTTCAGTCGTTAAAGTATTATAAACATTATACTTTAGTTGAATGCCGTCCGGTTACAGGCCGTATGCACCAGATCAGGATCCACCTGGCTACACAAAGGGCCTCTATAGCAGGCGATGAGATGTATAAGGGCGAACCTGTTTTCCTCTCCAAAATAAAGCGCAAATACCATTTGGGTAAAGATCAGGAAGAGTTGCCCATTATGAAGCGCTTTGCCCTGCATGCCTACGAAGTAACATTTCGTATCAATGCCGAAACGGAAGTTACCATTCATGCTCCATATCCTAAAGACTTTGAAACGCTTTTGAAGCTGCTTGACAAGTTTGACAGTTAA
- a CDS encoding KTSC domain-containing protein — translation MKKIGDYRKLLNVTENAELSELRSVYKSMMKTWHPDRFQDDSRAEAEERSKTIIEAYHFLVSIAPETRAQTLPDYTATTTLSNIADFEYKQQVLKVTFLDGNVYEYFGVPKAVYIKLINADSPGRFARRHIFNEFVYRSVNKLVASA, via the coding sequence ATGAAAAAAATTGGCGACTACAGGAAACTCCTGAACGTGACCGAAAATGCAGAGTTAAGCGAGTTACGTTCGGTTTATAAAAGCATGATGAAAACCTGGCATCCCGACAGGTTCCAGGACGACAGCAGGGCAGAGGCAGAAGAGAGGAGTAAAACAATTATTGAAGCGTATCATTTTTTGGTAAGCATTGCCCCTGAAACCCGTGCTCAAACATTGCCTGATTATACAGCTACCACTACATTATCAAACATAGCCGATTTTGAGTATAAACAACAGGTACTGAAAGTTACTTTCCTTGATGGTAATGTGTATGAATATTTTGGTGTGCCTAAAGCGGTTTATATCAAACTGATCAATGCTGATTCGCCCGGCCGATTTGCCCGCAGGCATATTTTTAATGAGTTTGTATATCGCAGCGTAAATAAACTGGTTGCTTCGGCTTAA
- a CDS encoding nucleotidyltransferase family protein: MTGIIILAAGASNRFGSPKQNQIYQGKTLLQRAIQTALTCLHCEKVIVVLGANEQLIRPNIDEQLVDVIHNPRWEEGMGSSIKVGVAEILRLEPRITSIILMLCDQPFVDSFLISQLMEKKEVNDCGIIACGYRDVLGAPALFDLKYFPELLGLQSIEGAKKIIEAHTDDVFILPFPLGAIDIDTADDLERLNQVG, translated from the coding sequence ATGACAGGGATTATTATTCTGGCAGCAGGCGCATCAAATCGTTTTGGCTCGCCCAAGCAAAATCAAATTTACCAGGGTAAAACCCTTTTACAGCGGGCAATTCAAACCGCACTTACCTGCCTGCATTGCGAAAAAGTTATTGTGGTGTTAGGGGCCAATGAACAATTAATCCGTCCTAATATAGATGAACAGCTTGTAGACGTCATTCACAATCCGCGCTGGGAGGAGGGAATGGGCTCGTCAATAAAAGTTGGTGTAGCCGAAATTTTGCGGCTTGAACCCCGCATAACTTCAATTATCCTGATGCTTTGCGATCAGCCATTTGTTGATTCATTCCTGATATCACAATTAATGGAAAAAAAGGAAGTTAATGACTGCGGTATTATTGCCTGCGGCTATCGTGATGTTTTGGGCGCGCCCGCTTTGTTTGATTTAAAATATTTCCCCGAACTGCTTGGCCTGCAAAGCATTGAAGGTGCCAAAAAAATCATTGAAGCACATACCGACGACGTTTTCATACTCCCTTTTCCGCTGGGAGCTATTGACATTGACACTGCCGATGATTTAGAAAGGCTTAACCAGGTAGGATAA
- the moaA gene encoding GTP 3',8-cyclase MoaA, with protein sequence MLTDNHGRKISYMRLAVTDRCNLRCFYCMPEDGLHWLSRAELMTYEEMLRSCSLLVKMGIEKIRITGGEPFVRKDIMHLLTAISRLDGLKELGLTTNGVLTAPYVPELKKIGVRSINLSLDTLDANRFFAITRRDEFASVMAALDAMLSHDMEVKINAVVMDGKNIQDIIPLVELAKELPVSVRFIEEMPFNGDGHVYDGLHWDYLRILDEIKSKYPQIKKLDDPAYSTSYNYQVPGHKGTVGIIAAYSRTFCGSCNRIRITPQGELKTCLYDDGVLNLKDLMRAGASDEALESALLTAFSHRPADGWEAERARVAKTGIHESMATIGG encoded by the coding sequence TTGTTAACAGATAATCATGGACGGAAGATCAGCTACATGCGCCTCGCGGTGACAGACAGGTGCAACCTGCGCTGTTTTTACTGTATGCCCGAGGATGGCTTGCACTGGCTTTCACGTGCCGAGCTCATGACCTATGAGGAAATGCTGCGCAGCTGCAGTTTGCTGGTAAAAATGGGTATCGAAAAAATCCGTATTACGGGGGGCGAGCCCTTTGTACGCAAAGATATTATGCATTTGCTCACAGCTATATCCAGGCTGGATGGCTTGAAAGAGCTGGGCCTTACAACTAACGGCGTACTAACAGCGCCTTATGTGCCCGAATTAAAAAAGATAGGTGTACGGTCAATAAACCTGAGTCTGGATACGCTGGATGCCAACCGCTTTTTTGCCATTACCCGCCGCGACGAATTTGCCAGTGTGATGGCAGCCTTAGATGCCATGCTGAGCCATGATATGGAAGTAAAGATCAATGCCGTGGTGATGGATGGCAAAAATATACAGGATATTATCCCGCTGGTTGAATTGGCTAAAGAGCTGCCGGTAAGTGTCAGGTTTATAGAAGAAATGCCTTTTAACGGCGATGGCCATGTGTACGATGGATTACATTGGGATTACCTTCGCATTTTAGATGAGATAAAAAGCAAATATCCGCAAATAAAGAAACTGGATGACCCGGCTTATTCTACTTCATACAATTATCAGGTCCCGGGGCATAAAGGTACAGTTGGTATTATAGCCGCTTATTCGCGTACATTTTGCGGCAGCTGTAACCGGATCCGCATAACACCCCAGGGTGAGTTAAAAACCTGTTTGTATGATGATGGCGTACTCAATTTAAAAGATCTGATGCGCGCGGGAGCTTCTGATGAAGCATTAGAGAGTGCCTTGTTAACCGCTTTTAGCCACCGCCCGGCAGATGGCTGGGAAGCCGAGCGGGCACGGGTAGCCAAAACCGGCATCCACGAGTCAATGGCCACTATTGGCGGATAG
- a CDS encoding molybdopterin molybdotransferase MoeA, which produces MTTVEEAEKLVLAQIRDYGTQSLPFEQALGYALAEDLKADRDLPPFNRVTIDGIAIRYEAIESGVNIFRIKATQAAGDEPVQINSAEECIEIMTGAVLPASVDTVIRYEDVEIIAGSASVHTRDIKKGQNLHLQGLDKKQHDVISTAGQVVSPAIISVAASVGKTHLLVKKMPRVVVVSSGDELVDVYETPLPYQIRKSNSYMVKAVLKQHGTDADILHIPDEPAVTKEKIQYCLQNYDVLLLSGGISMGKFDYIPRALEELKVEKLFHKVAQRPGKPFWFGRHNNGALVFAFPGNPVATFMCLHRYFLTWLNTALGLPAKAATYAVLGKDFTFQPALQYYLQVKLESNGQGQLIATPVEGNGSGDFANLADTEAFLELPPEKNNFKAGEVFKVWRF; this is translated from the coding sequence ATGACAACGGTTGAGGAAGCTGAAAAACTGGTACTTGCGCAAATTAGGGATTATGGCACCCAAAGCCTCCCGTTTGAACAGGCTCTCGGTTATGCCCTGGCCGAAGACCTGAAGGCCGACCGCGACCTCCCCCCCTTTAACCGGGTAACCATCGACGGTATCGCTATAAGATATGAAGCTATTGAAAGCGGGGTCAATATTTTCCGGATCAAAGCTACCCAGGCAGCCGGTGACGAGCCGGTTCAGATCAATAGCGCCGAGGAATGCATCGAGATTATGACCGGTGCTGTATTACCTGCTTCGGTTGATACAGTGATCCGTTATGAGGATGTGGAGATCATCGCCGGGTCGGCGAGTGTACACACCCGCGACATAAAAAAAGGGCAGAACCTGCATTTGCAGGGCCTTGATAAAAAACAACATGATGTTATATCAACGGCAGGACAGGTGGTAAGCCCCGCTATCATTAGTGTGGCGGCATCAGTAGGTAAAACCCACCTGCTTGTTAAAAAAATGCCGCGGGTGGTGGTAGTTTCGTCAGGCGATGAATTAGTTGACGTGTATGAAACGCCGCTGCCGTACCAGATCCGCAAATCAAACAGCTATATGGTAAAAGCCGTTTTAAAACAACATGGTACCGATGCTGATATTTTGCATATCCCTGATGAGCCAGCTGTTACCAAAGAAAAGATCCAATACTGTTTGCAAAACTATGATGTACTGCTGCTGAGTGGTGGTATTTCGATGGGGAAGTTTGATTATATCCCCCGGGCGCTTGAGGAATTAAAGGTTGAAAAGTTGTTTCATAAAGTAGCCCAGCGGCCCGGCAAACCCTTTTGGTTTGGCAGGCATAATAACGGTGCATTGGTGTTTGCCTTTCCGGGTAACCCGGTAGCCACATTTATGTGCCTGCACCGTTACTTTTTAACATGGCTTAATACAGCACTGGGCTTGCCCGCAAAAGCCGCCACATATGCGGTATTAGGGAAAGATTTTACATTTCAGCCGGCATTGCAATATTATCTGCAGGTAAAGTTGGAAAGTAACGGGCAGGGTCAATTGATAGCTACACCCGTTGAGGGAAATGGTTCGGGCGATTTTGCTAACTTAGCAGATACCGAAGCTTTTTTAGAACTTCCGCCTGAAAAGAATAATTTTAAAGCAGGAGAGGTGTTTAAGGTTTGGAGGTTTTAG
- the moaC gene encoding cyclic pyranopterin monophosphate synthase MoaC produces the protein MLTHINKQGDPNMVDVTEKQVTHRTATARSVVALPAQVFELLAGNELQSKKGPVFQTAIIAGIMAAKKTGDLIPLCHPLGLDNCNVTIQINERQEVVVDCTASITAKTGVEMEALVGASIAALTIYDMCKAMSHDIVIKETKLISKTGGKRDFKRS, from the coding sequence ATGTTAACTCACATAAACAAACAAGGTGACCCCAATATGGTTGATGTAACTGAAAAGCAGGTTACACACCGTACCGCTACCGCGCGCAGCGTAGTTGCTTTGCCGGCACAAGTATTTGAGCTTTTAGCAGGGAACGAGTTGCAAAGCAAAAAAGGCCCTGTTTTTCAAACGGCTATCATTGCCGGTATTATGGCCGCCAAGAAAACCGGCGACCTGATCCCGCTTTGTCACCCGTTGGGTTTGGATAACTGTAATGTTACCATCCAAATAAATGAGCGGCAGGAGGTGGTGGTTGATTGTACCGCAAGCATTACGGCAAAAACAGGTGTGGAAATGGAAGCGCTGGTTGGCGCTTCAATAGCGGCACTTACTATTTACGATATGTGCAAGGCCATGAGCCATGATATAGTGATAAAAGAAACCAAACTGATTTCAAAAACAGGAGGTAAACGTGACTTTAAAAGATCATAA